One stretch of Fictibacillus sp. b24 DNA includes these proteins:
- a CDS encoding TatD family hydrolase, translating to MFDTHAHLNATQFEEDREAVIQRALDEGVTHIVVVGFDRETIKGAMQLAEEYDFIYACVGWHPVDAIDMTDEDLAWIEELAAHPKVVALGEMGLDYHWDKSPADVQKEVFRRQIRLAKKVKLPIVIHNREATQDVVDILKEEEAHEVGGIMHCYSGSIEVARQCMDMNFYISFGGPVTFKNAKKVKEVATEIPMDRLLIETDCPYLSPHPLRGKRNEPSYVKYVAETLSELKDLPLEDIIKKTSDNAFQIFNISK from the coding sequence ATGTTTGATACACACGCACATTTAAATGCAACACAGTTTGAAGAGGATCGCGAGGCGGTTATTCAACGGGCGTTAGATGAAGGCGTAACACATATTGTGGTTGTCGGCTTTGACCGCGAAACCATAAAAGGTGCGATGCAACTTGCTGAAGAATACGACTTTATTTATGCTTGCGTAGGCTGGCATCCCGTAGACGCGATTGATATGACAGACGAAGATTTGGCTTGGATCGAAGAACTTGCAGCGCACCCAAAAGTTGTCGCTCTTGGCGAGATGGGATTAGATTACCATTGGGACAAGTCGCCTGCAGATGTTCAAAAAGAGGTATTCAGACGCCAAATTCGACTCGCCAAAAAGGTGAAGCTTCCGATTGTGATCCATAATCGTGAAGCAACGCAAGATGTAGTTGACATATTGAAAGAGGAAGAAGCCCATGAGGTTGGCGGTATCATGCACTGCTACAGCGGAAGCATCGAAGTTGCCCGTCAATGCATGGATATGAATTTCTACATAAGTTTTGGTGGACCAGTAACGTTCAAGAATGCAAAGAAGGTAAAGGAAGTTGCTACAGAGATTCCGATGGACCGGCTTTTAATTGAAACGGATTGTCCTTATCTAAGTCCTCATCCATTAAGAGGAAAAAGAAATGAACCATCTTATGTAAAGTATGTCGCTGAAACACTTTCTGAACTAAAAGATCTTCCGCTTGAAGACATCATAAAGAAAACTTCCGACAACGCGTTTCAAATTTTTAACATTTCTAAATAG
- the metG gene encoding methionine--tRNA ligase, with product MAKPTFYITTPIYYPSGKLHIGHAYTTTAGDAMARYKRLKGFDVMYLTGTDEHGEKIQKKANEQGLHPQKYVDGIVEDIKALWKKMDISYDDYIRTTDERHKKSVEKIFQQLLDQDDIYLSEYEGWYCTDCESFFTERQLEDGKCPDCGREVKKVKEESYFFRMSKYADRLLAYYEENPAFIFPESRKREMINNFIKPGLEDLAVSRTSFDWGVKVPGNPKHVIYVWIDALSNYITALGYGSENDEKYQKYWPADVHLMSKEIVRFHTIYWPIMLMALDLPLPKQVIAHGWLLMKDGKMSKSKGNVVDPNVLIDRYGLDPLRYYLLREVPFGSDGVFTPESFVDRVNADLANDLGNLLNRTIAMIGKYFDGKIPSYEGKVTEFDGTLQDFALETVRKTEEAMEKLEFSIALSTIWQLVSRTNKYIDETQPWVLAKDEAKQGELASVMYHLAESIRIVSVLIQPFMTETPAKIWSQLGLKDKSITDWDTLKEFGAIPAGTAVEKGDPIFPRLETEAEVEFIKNSMGGTSTPAVEEPKKEEAPAAEEKPEITIDDFMKVDLRVATVIEAEPVKKADKLLKLQLDLGYEKRQVVSGIAQFYKPDELVGQKVICVTNLKPVKLRGELSQGMILAGSSDGQLTLATVDPSLPNGAKVK from the coding sequence TTGGCGAAACCAACATTCTACATTACAACACCTATTTATTATCCAAGCGGCAAACTTCATATCGGTCATGCATATACAACAACTGCAGGGGATGCAATGGCTCGATACAAACGATTAAAAGGTTTTGACGTTATGTATCTGACAGGAACGGATGAGCATGGAGAAAAGATTCAAAAGAAAGCAAACGAACAAGGTCTTCATCCGCAAAAATACGTAGACGGCATCGTTGAAGATATTAAAGCTCTTTGGAAAAAGATGGACATCTCCTATGATGATTATATTCGTACTACCGATGAGCGACACAAAAAATCTGTCGAAAAGATCTTTCAACAGCTTCTTGATCAGGATGATATCTACTTAAGTGAGTATGAGGGCTGGTATTGTACAGATTGTGAGTCCTTCTTTACAGAACGTCAGCTTGAAGACGGTAAATGTCCTGACTGCGGACGTGAAGTGAAAAAGGTTAAAGAAGAAAGCTACTTTTTCCGTATGAGCAAGTATGCGGATCGGTTGTTGGCTTATTACGAAGAAAACCCGGCATTTATCTTCCCGGAATCGAGAAAACGCGAAATGATAAACAACTTTATCAAACCGGGGTTAGAAGATCTTGCAGTATCACGTACTTCTTTTGACTGGGGTGTAAAAGTACCGGGAAATCCAAAACATGTTATTTATGTTTGGATCGATGCATTATCTAACTATATTACCGCTCTAGGGTATGGCAGTGAGAACGATGAAAAATATCAAAAATACTGGCCGGCTGATGTTCATTTAATGAGTAAAGAAATAGTCCGTTTCCATACGATCTATTGGCCGATCATGTTGATGGCGCTAGATCTTCCGCTTCCAAAGCAAGTTATTGCACATGGCTGGTTATTGATGAAAGACGGTAAAATGTCTAAATCAAAAGGAAACGTAGTGGACCCCAATGTTCTAATCGACCGTTACGGATTAGATCCGCTTCGCTATTACTTGCTTCGTGAGGTGCCATTTGGCTCTGATGGCGTGTTTACACCGGAGAGTTTTGTTGACAGAGTAAATGCTGATTTAGCAAACGATCTCGGAAACCTGCTGAACCGAACGATTGCCATGATCGGAAAATACTTTGACGGCAAGATTCCTTCATATGAAGGGAAAGTTACCGAGTTTGACGGAACACTTCAAGACTTTGCTTTAGAAACAGTAAGGAAAACAGAAGAAGCGATGGAAAAGCTTGAGTTCTCAATCGCGCTTTCAACGATATGGCAATTAGTAAGCCGCACAAACAAGTACATTGATGAGACACAGCCTTGGGTTTTAGCAAAAGATGAAGCAAAACAAGGTGAACTTGCAAGCGTTATGTATCATTTAGCAGAATCAATCCGTATCGTTTCTGTTCTCATTCAGCCGTTTATGACTGAAACACCAGCAAAGATCTGGAGCCAGTTAGGTTTGAAAGACAAGAGCATTACAGATTGGGATACACTGAAAGAATTTGGTGCGATTCCTGCGGGTACTGCGGTGGAAAAAGGAGACCCGATCTTCCCTCGCTTAGAAACGGAAGCAGAAGTTGAGTTTATTAAAAATTCAATGGGCGGTACTTCAACTCCAGCGGTTGAAGAGCCGAAAAAAGAAGAAGCACCTGCTGCTGAAGAAAAGCCTGAGATCACGATTGATGATTTTATGAAGGTTGATCTTCGCGTAGCTACCGTAATTGAAGCAGAACCTGTAAAAAAAGCAGATAAATTACTAAAGCTTCAATTGGATCTTGGATATGAAAAGCGCCAAGTAGTCTCTGGAATCGCTCAGTTCTATAAACCGGATGAGCTGGTAGGTCAAAAAGTGATTTGCGTGACGAACTTAAAACCTGTTAAATTACGTGGTGAACTATCGCAAGGAATGATTTTAGCCGGTTCTTCTGATGGCCAATTAACATTGGCTACAGTAGACCCTTCACTTCCAAACGGTGCAAAAGTAAAATAA
- a CDS encoding AbrB/MazE/SpoVT family DNA-binding domain-containing protein, with protein sequence MKSTGIVRKVDELGRVVIPIELRRTLGIAEKDALEIYVDDDRIILKKYKPNMTCAVTGEVSDDNYTVAGGKIILSREGAKEVMDELQKQLQTSK encoded by the coding sequence ATGAAATCTACAGGAATTGTACGTAAGGTGGACGAACTAGGACGTGTCGTTATTCCGATCGAATTGCGCCGTACTTTAGGAATTGCAGAGAAAGACGCTTTAGAAATTTACGTTGATGATGACCGCATCATCCTTAAGAAATACAAGCCGAACATGACTTGTGCAGTAACTGGGGAAGTTTCTGATGACAACTACACTGTTGCTGGCGGAAAGATCATCCTTAGCCGTGAAGGTGCTAAAGAAGTAATGGATGAGCTTCAAAAGCAATTACAAACATCAAAATAA
- the rsmI gene encoding 16S rRNA (cytidine(1402)-2'-O)-methyltransferase, which produces MWQQKSYGNDNDGGMLYLVPTPIGNLEDMTYRAIRILKESDLIAAEDTRQTKKLCNHFEINTPLTSYHDHNKQQSGKKLLEELKDGKQIALVTDAGMPGVSDPGYELVVQCVEEKIAVIPLPGANAALPALVASGLNTELFTFYGFLPRGKKEKKAELENLKRFPSTLLFYEAPHRLKETLQAMSAVLENRNIAVVRELTKKYEEITRGTLQEVSEFFSQGDTEIRGEFCLVVEGSGNKEFEAEEQEQWWEPLSVKDHVEHYVEKGEKPKEAIKLAAVDRNVPKREVYQEYHGL; this is translated from the coding sequence ATGTGGCAGCAAAAGAGCTACGGAAATGATAACGATGGCGGCATGCTGTACTTGGTTCCAACACCGATCGGTAATTTAGAAGATATGACTTACCGGGCGATTCGTATCTTAAAAGAATCGGATCTCATTGCAGCAGAAGATACAAGACAAACAAAAAAACTGTGCAACCACTTTGAGATCAACACTCCTTTAACGAGCTATCACGATCACAATAAACAGCAAAGCGGCAAAAAGCTTTTAGAAGAGTTAAAAGACGGTAAACAAATTGCACTCGTGACAGATGCAGGAATGCCAGGTGTTTCTGATCCAGGCTACGAGCTCGTTGTTCAATGCGTAGAAGAAAAGATTGCCGTTATTCCGCTTCCAGGAGCAAATGCAGCACTTCCTGCACTTGTTGCATCAGGACTAAATACAGAGCTTTTTACCTTCTATGGTTTCCTGCCAAGAGGGAAAAAGGAAAAGAAGGCAGAGCTAGAAAACTTAAAACGATTTCCTTCCACCCTTTTGTTTTACGAAGCTCCACATCGCTTAAAAGAAACACTTCAAGCGATGAGCGCAGTTTTAGAAAACCGAAACATTGCAGTCGTTCGAGAACTTACAAAAAAATATGAAGAAATAACTCGCGGAACCTTACAAGAAGTATCTGAGTTCTTCAGCCAAGGAGATACAGAAATTCGAGGTGAGTTCTGTTTAGTAGTAGAAGGCAGCGGAAATAAAGAATTTGAAGCAGAAGAGCAAGAACAATGGTGGGAACCTTTATCAGTAAAAGATCACGTAGAACATTACGTAGAAAAAGGCGAAAAACCAAAAGAAGCAATAAAATTAGCGGCAGTAGACCGAAACGTACCAAAACGGGAAGTCTATCAGGAGTATCACGGGTTATAA
- a CDS encoding GIY-YIG nuclease family protein: protein MAKKEDNHFLYILECGDGTYYTGYTNDLAKRLEKHKEGKGAKYTRGRGPLKLVFQKSFSTKQEAMRMEFAVKKLNRAEKERMIKEGSVSYVAAKELRK, encoded by the coding sequence ATGGCGAAGAAGGAAGATAATCACTTTTTGTATATTTTAGAATGTGGAGACGGAACTTATTATACAGGCTATACAAATGATTTGGCTAAACGTCTAGAGAAGCATAAAGAAGGAAAAGGTGCTAAGTATACGAGGGGAAGAGGTCCTCTAAAGCTTGTTTTCCAAAAATCCTTTTCAACGAAACAGGAAGCGATGCGTATGGAGTTTGCAGTTAAGAAACTCAATCGAGCTGAAAAAGAAAGAATGATAAAAGAGGGAAGTGTTTCATATGTGGCAGCAAAAGAGCTACGGAAATGA
- a CDS encoding tRNA1(Val) (adenine(37)-N6)-methyltransferase, which translates to MEKQLLPDERIDFLVHEDLKIIQSPSVFSFSLDAVLLSRFAWVPIQKGRIVDLCSGNGAVALLLSKRSKANITGVEIQDRLHSMATRSVELNNLEKQIQMDLGDIKTAPATYGHGTFDALTCNPPYFASLHEEDFNQNEHLAIARHEIHCSLEDVIRVSSQLVKQGGKVAMVHRPNRLMEILAYMRQYKLEPKKLQLIYPKAGSEANMLLIEGMKNGKPDLHILPPITVYGEDGQYTDYLKRMFYGEEGR; encoded by the coding sequence GTGGAAAAACAACTCCTGCCAGATGAGCGGATTGATTTTTTAGTGCATGAAGATTTAAAGATTATACAAAGTCCCTCTGTTTTTTCGTTTTCACTTGATGCCGTTTTACTTAGCAGATTTGCTTGGGTACCTATTCAAAAAGGGAGAATCGTCGACCTATGCAGTGGAAACGGCGCCGTTGCTCTTTTGTTAAGCAAACGCTCAAAAGCAAACATTACGGGAGTCGAAATTCAGGATAGATTGCACAGTATGGCAACGAGAAGTGTAGAGCTAAACAACTTAGAGAAACAGATACAAATGGACTTGGGAGACATCAAAACCGCTCCAGCTACATATGGCCATGGTACATTCGATGCGCTCACATGCAATCCGCCATATTTTGCGTCTTTGCATGAAGAAGATTTTAATCAAAATGAACACCTCGCCATTGCTCGTCATGAAATTCATTGTTCGCTAGAAGATGTCATACGCGTCAGCAGCCAGCTCGTGAAACAAGGCGGAAAGGTTGCGATGGTCCATCGGCCGAACAGATTGATGGAAATCTTAGCATATATGAGACAGTACAAACTCGAACCAAAGAAATTACAGCTCATATATCCGAAAGCGGGCAGTGAAGCTAACATGCTTTTAATAGAAGGAATGAAGAACGGCAAACCAGATCTGCATATTTTACCCCCGATAACGGTATATGGTGAAGACGGCCAATACACGGATTATTTAAAGAGGATGTTCTATGGCGAAGAAGGAAGATAA